A region of uncultured Desulfobacter sp. DNA encodes the following proteins:
- a CDS encoding sugar phosphate nucleotidyltransferase, with protein sequence MKALILAAGLGTRLLPYTQHVPKPLFTINGRPVLDYAVQSLLAAGCTKIFINAHHLADAIERFVDNHRSKDLLEVVFEPVILNTGGAIANIGSQLADDDFFVVNADVICDFDLSLLMASHKASNALATLLVHDCLRFNTLCVEQTASGPGIVRHFSQAPSGLAFTGIQAISPGIFEYMPPEKIFSSIDVYKKLCPQEKIFALEAKQFYWRDMGTPQDYQQTSRECLAGKIFGIAPSQIHEIEIESLAGDGSDRLWFRAWYQGKSLILSDHGICLGPPQCSTKNNNGTAQLNSFIKIGQHLAGKGVAVPRILGHDTISGQVAVADLENTHLADHIRDMDEKHIITWYQLVIDALIDFSFKGIENFDTAWTCQTPCYSKQMILDLECRYFMRAFVNEYLGREEQFATFALPFSHIADNALRYAINGLMHRDCQSKNIMIHDGRPWFIDFQSARPGPIQYDLASLLIDPYVTLSRNVRDELLNYALEKIGPKVSFEKDAFIHTFKYCCISRNFQMLGAFGFLTRVKHKDQFKKYIPAALKGLEYRLKELDNPGLGDLTDFVQSLQGDLK encoded by the coding sequence GTGAAAGCACTGATACTTGCAGCAGGACTTGGCACAAGGCTTTTGCCCTATACACAGCACGTGCCCAAGCCCCTTTTCACCATCAACGGCCGGCCGGTCCTCGACTATGCCGTTCAAAGCCTACTGGCTGCCGGATGCACAAAGATTTTTATCAATGCCCACCATCTGGCGGATGCCATCGAACGCTTTGTTGACAATCACCGGTCAAAAGACCTTCTGGAGGTGGTTTTTGAACCAGTCATTCTCAACACCGGCGGAGCCATTGCCAACATTGGCAGTCAACTGGCAGATGATGATTTTTTTGTGGTCAACGCCGATGTGATCTGCGACTTTGATCTGTCACTTCTGATGGCCAGCCACAAGGCATCCAATGCCCTTGCCACCCTGCTGGTCCATGACTGCCTTCGTTTCAACACCCTTTGCGTAGAACAGACAGCGTCTGGCCCCGGCATTGTCAGACACTTTTCCCAGGCCCCGTCCGGTCTTGCGTTCACAGGAATCCAGGCAATTTCCCCGGGCATTTTTGAATACATGCCCCCTGAAAAAATTTTTTCAAGCATTGATGTATATAAAAAATTATGTCCACAGGAAAAAATTTTTGCCCTTGAAGCTAAACAGTTTTACTGGCGGGACATGGGCACCCCCCAGGATTACCAGCAGACTTCCAGGGAATGCCTGGCCGGGAAAATCTTTGGAATTGCCCCGTCTCAGATTCATGAAATTGAAATTGAGAGCCTCGCCGGCGACGGATCGGACAGGCTTTGGTTTCGGGCCTGGTATCAGGGAAAAAGCCTGATTCTATCGGATCACGGCATTTGCCTGGGCCCTCCCCAATGCAGCACCAAAAACAACAATGGTACAGCCCAGCTGAATTCATTTATAAAAATAGGACAACATCTGGCAGGCAAAGGTGTTGCCGTTCCCAGAATTCTGGGGCATGACACCATTTCAGGCCAGGTGGCAGTGGCAGATCTTGAAAACACCCACCTGGCAGACCATATCCGGGACATGGATGAAAAGCATATTATCACATGGTATCAACTTGTTATTGATGCCCTGATCGATTTTTCCTTCAAAGGTATTGAGAATTTTGACACGGCATGGACCTGCCAGACCCCGTGCTATTCAAAACAGATGATCCTGGACCTGGAGTGCCGGTATTTCATGCGGGCCTTTGTCAATGAATACCTTGGCCGTGAAGAACAATTTGCAACCTTTGCTCTGCCCTTTTCCCATATTGCCGACAACGCACTGCGTTATGCCATAAACGGACTGATGCACAGGGACTGCCAGTCAAAAAACATCATGATCCATGACGGACGGCCATGGTTTATTGATTTTCAGTCCGCACGCCCGGGGCCTATCCAGTATGATCTGGCTTCCCTTTTGATCGACCCCTATGTTACACTGTCCCGGAATGTCCGGGATGAGCTTTTAAACTATGCTTTGGAAAAAATCGGCCCTAAAGTATCCTTTGAGAAAGATGCTTTTATCCACACTTTCAAATACTGCTGTATTTCACGGAACTTTCAGATGCTGGGTGCCTTTGGTTTTCTGACCCGAGTTAAACACAAAGACCAATTTAAAAAATATATCCCTGCAGCCCTGAAAGGACTTGAATACCGGCTCAAAGAACTGGACAACCCCGGATTGGGTGACTTAACTGATTTTGTCCAAAGCCTTCAAGGAGATTTAAAATGA
- the dapB gene encoding dihydrodipicolinate reductase, whose translation MNYIPIMISGLPGKVAAIMAEAASQDQRFTLVPFSLTGEDITQTQVSVNQTDVTLLKPSEREGKINDILESYPGCICVDYTHPTAVNDNAKFYVTHKIPFVMGTTGGDRQDLENTVNSGSIPAVIAPNMAKQIVGLQAMLEYGANTFPGLFKGFTLQVKESHQQAKADTSGTAKALVACFNQLGTDFNIEHIEKIRDPKVQREDLHVPEEYIGGHGWHTYTLKAPDGSALFELTHNINGRQIYVSGTFDAVVFLKNKIDSNTVERNLFTMIDVLSAGM comes from the coding sequence ATGAATTACATACCCATCATGATCAGCGGACTGCCGGGAAAGGTGGCCGCTATAATGGCTGAGGCCGCGTCGCAGGATCAGCGGTTTACCCTTGTACCTTTCTCCCTGACCGGAGAGGATATTACCCAGACCCAGGTGTCTGTGAATCAGACAGATGTGACGCTTTTAAAACCCAGTGAACGGGAAGGAAAGATCAATGATATTCTTGAATCTTACCCTGGCTGCATCTGTGTTGATTACACCCACCCGACAGCTGTCAATGATAATGCCAAATTTTATGTGACGCATAAAATCCCCTTTGTCATGGGCACCACGGGCGGAGACAGACAGGACCTTGAAAATACGGTAAACAGCGGATCGATTCCCGCAGTCATTGCCCCGAACATGGCCAAACAGATCGTCGGACTTCAAGCCATGCTCGAATACGGGGCCAACACCTTTCCGGGGCTTTTCAAAGGATTCACGCTTCAAGTCAAAGAGAGCCATCAGCAGGCAAAAGCGGATACATCGGGAACGGCCAAAGCCCTGGTGGCCTGTTTCAATCAACTGGGAACGGATTTTAATATTGAGCATATTGAAAAAATAAGAGATCCGAAAGTTCAAAGAGAAGATTTACACGTTCCGGAGGAATATATAGGAGGGCACGGGTGGCATACATATACACTTAAAGCACCGGACGGGTCAGCTCTGTTTGAACTGACCCATAACATAAACGGACGTCAGATTTATGTTTCAGGGACCTTTGATGCGGTGGTTTTTCTGAAAAACAAAATTGATTCAAACACCGTTGAGCGCAACCTTTTTACCATGATTGACGTACTGAGCGCCGGGATGTGA
- a CDS encoding DnaJ domain-containing protein: protein MTPLVKFILVLLGLAYLISPADLIPEMYLPWVGWIDDSLVMLCIYHLIRYGRLPSFLFRKGGKSSSKNKTQDPATEKPSGKASQNGSTARPNTTGPSEKQNRYTKTDTVKSPFEILGVDRNASWSDIQTAYKNKAKQYHPDKLSHLGEEFSNLANGKFLEIQQAYAKLKSLNNR from the coding sequence ATGACTCCGCTGGTTAAATTTATACTGGTTCTTCTGGGGCTGGCCTATCTTATTTCTCCTGCGGATTTGATCCCCGAAATGTATCTGCCCTGGGTGGGATGGATAGATGACAGCCTGGTTATGCTGTGTATTTATCATTTGATCCGATATGGCAGACTTCCCTCCTTTTTGTTTAGAAAAGGAGGGAAGTCGTCTTCTAAAAACAAAACGCAAGATCCTGCAACAGAGAAACCATCGGGAAAAGCCTCCCAAAACGGATCAACAGCCAGACCCAATACAACAGGGCCGTCCGAAAAACAGAACCGTTACACCAAAACCGATACCGTTAAATCCCCCTTTGAGATCCTTGGCGTGGACAGAAACGCATCCTGGTCTGACATTCAGACTGCGTATAAAAACAAGGCCAAACAATACCACCCGGATAAACTGTCCCACCTGGGTGAAGAGTTCTCGAACCTTGCCAATGGAAAATTTTTAGAGATTCAGCAGGCATATGCTAAGCTAAAGTCTCTTAATAATCGGTAA
- a CDS encoding helix-turn-helix domain-containing protein yields MKIHLHKNATTTPAQRAYIQKNSHLPVATLAEKTGVSKTTIRRWLKRTDIYDRPHTPKRIKTALSPIEELKIIICRLAFRAGLDDLHQIAESFFKVTCSRASLNRCLKRYQISRVPKLRKSVPFNLKDYTGTYFYYNYFRLPSFLENEPSVVLQTLLDCSFRTFHAQFSTTMDSFICDHIQGFPLKVLGIIYNNPINLGAENIDIKNQTFPIEQLCRSLGLSYFHMDDIMHIKTIRGLNSKIKIIVNKSDLKKDTTTWETNETLAEQLSRYNFEHPLGYLKQKTPYQAMEAHYIHYPNSFKHKPECMAGSPHAEIKIQ; encoded by the coding sequence ATGAAAATACATCTTCATAAGAATGCCACAACTACCCCTGCCCAGCGTGCATATATTCAAAAGAATTCCCATTTGCCCGTTGCCACCCTGGCAGAAAAAACAGGGGTTAGTAAAACCACAATACGACGATGGCTAAAACGCACAGATATATACGACCGACCGCATACACCCAAGCGCATCAAAACAGCCCTGTCCCCCATTGAAGAGCTGAAAATCATTATCTGCCGGCTGGCATTCAGGGCAGGCCTTGATGACCTTCACCAAATTGCAGAATCTTTTTTCAAGGTCACTTGCTCCAGGGCCAGTCTTAACAGATGTCTCAAGCGATACCAGATTTCCAGGGTGCCAAAACTCAGAAAATCTGTACCCTTTAATCTCAAAGATTACACAGGCACATATTTTTATTACAATTATTTTCGCCTGCCGTCTTTTCTGGAAAACGAACCATCTGTGGTGCTGCAAACCCTCCTTGACTGCTCATTCCGGACCTTTCATGCCCAGTTTTCCACCACGATGGATTCATTTATTTGTGATCACATCCAGGGTTTCCCTTTAAAGGTATTGGGAATTATTTACAATAATCCAATAAATCTGGGCGCTGAAAATATAGATATAAAAAATCAGACCTTTCCCATTGAGCAGTTATGCAGATCATTGGGGCTTTCATACTTTCACATGGATGATATCATGCATATTAAAACCATAAGGGGATTAAACTCAAAAATAAAAATAATCGTTAACAAATCCGACCTGAAAAAAGATACAACGACTTGGGAAACCAACGAAACGCTGGCAGAACAGTTATCCCGTTACAACTTTGAACATCCCCTGGGCTATTTAAAACAGAAAACACCCTACCAGGCCATGGAGGCACACTACATCCATTACCCCAACAGTTTCAAACACAAGCCTGAATGCATGGCAGGGTCCCCACATGCAGAAATTAAAATCCAGTAG
- a CDS encoding flagellin, with amino-acid sequence MSLSINTNVAALTAHRNMVANDRNMTTSLTRLSTGLRINSSADDASGLTIADSLAAQSSGLGQGIQNANDGVSIVQTADGALEESVSIVNTIKTKAIQAASDTQTTTTRAAIQEDIDKLLEELDNIATTTSYNGMQLLNGSYTNKVIHTGASANETSSISIGNSESDSIGHISTATMELDGEVGSTVQLSITSSITGEDIELEAITIEDNNKEENGLGALADEINSVSSSTGVSALAVVETTTDEAIQAGTTGADFAINGINIGAINVKSNDSDASLVTAINDKTKESGVSAAINDQGTITLTSEDGRVLSVTGELGGVFGDTVSAVDLSTVGYITLTQEGSSQFNINGTTSGGTEDKITLSSEYTSTGTTIIADESTIASGSVLTAGTVLGGNATIGKETDIVSDFQLEAGSTLASGSVIAQGTNITGDITLSTSADLKEDMTVLAGSTLASSSVLGAGTVVNQSFTNAGMTYEAGTTLIADVTLDSELIVTSDLELADDSKITSGSTITAGTELGAKMTITGDTTLSADMTLESGSEIASGSVLATGSTLGDSVTLSESMTTSDDMDVAAGSKIASASTIAVGSLMGGKVSVTSTTLTEDMTLSAGSKLTSGTTIKSGTTINQDITANGITYSAGTTLSTDVSLTGTEVVLSEEMTLESGSTIGSGSTLQITASSEDVAVSNQKGMTLADINVMTQEDAEIAIEIADAALADLDAIRSGLGSVQNQLTSTISNLSVTKTNVAASESTIRDVDFAEETSNFAKLSLLAQTSSYSLSQANASSSNITSLLQ; translated from the coding sequence ATGAGTTTAAGTATCAATACCAACGTTGCCGCACTCACCGCCCATAGGAACATGGTTGCCAATGACCGTAACATGACGACATCTTTAACCCGTCTTTCCACAGGGTTAAGAATCAACTCTTCGGCGGACGATGCATCCGGCCTGACCATTGCCGATTCGCTGGCAGCCCAGTCAAGCGGTCTTGGCCAGGGCATCCAGAACGCCAATGACGGGGTTTCCATTGTACAAACCGCAGACGGTGCCCTTGAAGAATCTGTAAGCATTGTCAACACCATTAAAACCAAAGCCATCCAGGCGGCTTCCGACACCCAGACCACAACAACCCGGGCGGCCATCCAGGAAGACATCGACAAACTGCTCGAAGAGCTGGACAACATTGCCACCACCACATCTTACAACGGCATGCAGCTTCTCAACGGCTCATACACCAACAAGGTCATCCATACCGGTGCATCTGCCAATGAAACATCTTCCATCAGTATCGGCAACTCTGAATCCGATTCCATCGGCCATATTTCCACGGCCACTATGGAACTTGATGGTGAAGTAGGCAGCACAGTTCAGTTGTCCATCACATCATCCATCACCGGCGAAGATATTGAACTGGAAGCGATTACCATTGAAGATAATAACAAAGAAGAAAACGGACTTGGCGCCCTGGCAGATGAAATCAACTCGGTTTCCTCCAGCACCGGCGTATCGGCCCTCGCTGTTGTGGAAACAACCACCGATGAGGCAATTCAGGCAGGCACCACCGGTGCCGATTTTGCAATCAACGGTATAAACATCGGTGCCATTAATGTTAAATCCAATGACAGTGATGCATCTCTTGTCACAGCCATCAATGATAAAACGAAAGAGTCAGGCGTTTCCGCCGCCATTAATGACCAGGGAACCATCACCCTGACATCCGAAGACGGACGGGTTCTCAGTGTAACCGGTGAATTAGGCGGCGTTTTCGGTGATACGGTTTCAGCAGTGGATCTCTCCACTGTCGGCTACATCACCCTGACCCAGGAAGGCTCCAGCCAGTTCAACATTAACGGAACAACATCTGGCGGCACAGAAGATAAGATCACGCTCAGCAGTGAGTACACATCCACCGGTACAACGATAATTGCCGATGAGTCCACCATTGCCTCCGGTTCGGTACTGACAGCCGGAACCGTCCTTGGGGGCAATGCCACCATTGGAAAGGAAACCGACATAGTGTCCGACTTCCAGCTTGAAGCCGGCTCTACTTTAGCAAGCGGATCAGTAATTGCACAAGGAACAAATATCACAGGAGACATCACTCTATCAACAAGTGCTGATTTAAAAGAAGATATGACCGTCCTTGCCGGATCAACCCTTGCAAGCAGTTCAGTGCTTGGGGCAGGCACAGTGGTCAACCAGTCATTTACCAATGCCGGCATGACATATGAAGCAGGCACCACTTTAATTGCCGATGTTACCCTTGACTCGGAGCTGATTGTCACCTCGGATCTGGAGCTGGCAGATGATTCTAAAATCACTTCAGGGAGTACAATAACCGCAGGAACGGAATTAGGCGCTAAAATGACCATCACCGGAGACACTACATTATCTGCCGACATGACGCTTGAGTCCGGCTCAGAAATTGCCTCCGGTTCCGTACTGGCGACTGGATCGACTTTGGGAGATTCGGTAACACTGAGCGAATCCATGACGACATCCGACGATATGGATGTCGCGGCAGGCTCTAAAATAGCATCGGCTTCAACAATAGCAGTGGGTTCTCTGATGGGTGGTAAAGTCTCCGTTACGTCAACGACACTGACCGAAGATATGACCCTGTCTGCAGGGTCGAAACTGACCAGCGGTACGACAATTAAATCCGGCACAACGATTAACCAGGATATCACTGCTAACGGTATCACTTACTCTGCCGGAACAACTCTCAGTACTGATGTTTCGTTAACTGGAACTGAAGTCGTCCTGTCCGAAGAAATGACATTGGAATCAGGAAGTACCATTGGTAGCGGTTCGACACTTCAAATAACCGCATCCAGTGAGGATGTAGCTGTTTCCAACCAGAAAGGCATGACCCTGGCAGACATCAATGTCATGACCCAGGAGGATGCAGAAATTGCCATAGAGATTGCGGACGCCGCCCTGGCTGACCTGGATGCCATACGAAGTGGCCTGGGTTCAGTGCAAAACCAGCTGACATCCACCATCTCTAACCTTTCTGTGACCAAAACCAATGTGGCGGCCTCCGAATCCACCATCCGGGACGTTGACTTTGCAGAGGAAACATCCAATTTCGCAAAGCTGTCTCTGCTGGCCCAGACAAGCTCCTATTCCCTGAGCCAGGCCAACGCCTCATCTTCAAACATCACCAGCCTGCTCCAGTAA
- a CDS encoding DMT family transporter, with protein sequence MICRRTLKSDSLLVITAAVWGFAFVAQRVGMEHLGPFTFNGIRFLLGAFSLVPLLVLNRKRKKTISTVGLVGAGIICGVILFCAASLQQVGLLYTTAGKAGFITGVYVILVPFLNLFFQQERITPVIWTGAVLALAGIFLLSVKQDFRMGSGDLLVLACAFGFAGHLLIVGYFAGRFSSISLSFVQFLVCGVLSLVVAGFSETATPAHVKAALIPLCYGGFMSVGLAYSLQVYAQKQTPASHAAIIFSLESVFAALGGWLLLDEILSGRGLLGCILILAGIIISQMTRK encoded by the coding sequence ATGATATGCCGGCGCACCCTGAAATCAGATTCATTGCTGGTCATCACAGCAGCTGTGTGGGGATTTGCCTTTGTTGCCCAGCGGGTGGGTATGGAGCATCTGGGACCCTTCACGTTTAACGGTATACGCTTTCTTCTGGGTGCCTTTTCTCTTGTTCCATTGTTGGTTTTAAACAGAAAGCGTAAGAAAACAATTTCTACAGTTGGCCTGGTGGGGGCCGGTATCATCTGCGGGGTGATACTTTTTTGTGCGGCTTCTCTCCAGCAGGTGGGGCTTTTGTATACCACTGCAGGCAAGGCCGGCTTTATCACCGGCGTTTATGTGATTCTGGTTCCGTTTTTAAATCTGTTTTTTCAGCAGGAGAGAATAACGCCTGTGATCTGGACAGGGGCTGTTTTGGCCCTGGCCGGCATTTTTTTACTCAGCGTTAAACAGGATTTTCGCATGGGCTCAGGAGATTTACTGGTTTTGGCCTGCGCATTCGGCTTTGCGGGACATCTTCTGATTGTGGGTTATTTTGCGGGCCGATTTTCATCAATTTCTCTTTCCTTTGTCCAGTTTCTGGTGTGTGGTGTGCTCAGTCTTGTGGTAGCCGGATTCAGCGAAACCGCGACCCCGGCTCATGTGAAGGCTGCACTTATTCCCCTTTGTTACGGGGGCTTTATGTCTGTGGGCCTTGCATACTCTTTACAGGTATATGCACAGAAACAGACACCGGCTTCCCATGCTGCCATTATTTTCAGCCTTGAGTCCGTTTTCGCAGCCCTGGGTGGCTGGCTGCTTTTGGATGAGATCCTTTCCGGCAGGGGGCTTTTAGGGTGTATTCTGATTCTTGCAGGTATCATCATTTCCCAGATGACCAGAAAATAG